One region of Trachemys scripta elegans isolate TJP31775 chromosome 8, CAS_Tse_1.0, whole genome shotgun sequence genomic DNA includes:
- the LOC117881687 gene encoding ovomucoid-like, translated as MKITGAVLLFALALCCFYSDAAGQAGTGFCSEYKEPPEVCTEQYDPVCGTDGRTYSNECYFCKAVYENLGSLCFEHYGKCNSHDEAKQKDDL; from the exons ATGAAGATAACAGGGGCCGTTCTGCTCTTCGCTCTGGCACTTTGCTGCTTCTACTCAG ATGCTGCTGGCCAGGCTGGTACG GGTTTCTGCAGTGAGTACAAGGAGCCTCCAGAAGTCTGCACCGAGCAGTATGACCCTGTTTGTGGCACTGATGGCAGAACATACAGCAACGAATGCTACTTTTGCAAAGCAGTCTA TGAAAACCTTGGAAGTCTTTGCTTTGAGCATTATGGAAAATGCAATTCGCACGATGAGGCCAAGCAAAAAGATGACCTTTAG
- the LOC117881688 gene encoding ovomucoid-like: MKTAAVVVFLALGLFFSFQDATGQDGKPQGFCSEYKKPPSVCTKDLHPICGTDNKTYSNKCFFCKAVWENLGSLCFKQEGEC; this comes from the exons ATGAAGACAGCAGCTGTTGTTGTGTTCCTCGCTCTGGGGCTCTTCTTCAGCTTTCAGG ATGCTACTGGTCAGGATGGTAAG CCCCAGGGTTTCTGCAGTGAGTACAAGAAGCCACCTTCTGTCTGCACCAAGGACTTACACCCGATCTGTGGCACTGATAACAAAACATACAGCAACAAATGCTTCTTTTGCAAAGCAGTCTG GGAAAACCTTGGAAGTCTTTGCTTTAAGCAAGAAGGAGAATGCTGA